Sequence from the Syngnathus acus chromosome 13, fSynAcu1.2, whole genome shotgun sequence genome:
CCGGGTAATAATAGAGATTCAGACATTTAAATGCTACATTTACACCATCTTGTAAAGTAGGAAAAATTGTCCAGCAAATTCGCACCAAGACAAGTAGCTGTGCTATGCTATGCTGTCTATTTACTATTCATAGAGGCAATCAtaaacattttcaatcaaTCAGCAACTGTCAGTTTATCTTTATTTGTGCGTTACTGCAACacttaaatgacaaatatagGCTGGAGTGATTGCAAAGGCAAacaagcaacttttttttcaagcagaTGTTCCGCAACGGCCGCTGGGCAAGAGCGAGGCGGTACCGGCTGGATGCGAGCCCGGCTCAGAGGTCTGCTTCTCCTCTGAGGTTTTGCCTGTTGGTGTAATGAAAATACAGACTGGCTCTAAATATACCCCGAGAACGATAAGAGGACGCAAACCACAAAGGCACAACTCAAGAAATGACCGTCGAAGTCGACGTCAAACGGGGTCTTCTTCAACTCGTCTGTGCTGCTGCGTGAAGCCGCCTCCTTAAGCCACGCTATTTGAAGTGACTATAAATACCCTTTATTATGTACTTGGAACCATCTGAGGGAGCGCCTTTTGGCGAGCTGTGACGTGCGGCGAACATGTTGCAGAGCGCCACGTGGGCTTTgacgcaaaacaaaaataccttGTTGGGGTTCATTGTGTCTGGTGTGAACTTTAATCCTCAGCATCTGCGAGATTCCCGAAAGCCAGCCGACTAAATATGCCTCGGCGGCGGGGCCCCTAgtgagcttttctttttttttttatatagaccGCAGCTTTCTATTTCAAATGTTTCGAAAGCCAACGAGTCACATCTGACTTCGGTTTCGGTGCGGACTATATTAAGGCCGAAACGAGCGGCCATCGGCGACTTTGTTGTCCCGCTGATCGGCGGCTTGGCGGATTCGGGCTAAACTGCGGCTTCCATCGGGCCCAAGGCGTTGTTTGGCACCGATCTGTGGAATATTGGCCTTCTGTGATAATCATTCACTGTCTTCTCTATTGCGGTCCACGGTAGCAGTTTCTAAGCGACACAAACCCAGAGCTTCTCCATTAAGCTACCAAAAGTGCGAGAATTTCAAACGCATTGATGTGGATATTTTTTCCAGCCACTCTTCATTTTCTACTGCGctgtttattatttctttatacagttttgtcattttcgCATCAATCACTCCGTCGGGGTCCACTTACGAAAGATGGCACACGCGACATGAGACCACGCCCTCTCGCTTGGTGACAGGAGGTCTTGTTATCCTTGGCCTCGGCTGTTGGATTTTTCGAGACGTTCTGAGCCAGTGCCAGGAAATTGAGACTCGGCCGACACGTCTGTTTATTGACGCCAGACGGTTTGTTTTGTGATCTCCTGTTTGGCGCGCAACAAGCAAGAGTAGCGAGGATAAACATTTGGACAAACTATAAGGAGCATTTGCGGACGCTGCATATTTGTCTTTGAGTGCTGGTTTGTTTGGGTTTTTGCAAGAGATTTGTGCGTCGGTGAGGAAGACTGATTATATTTAACCTCttcacaaatgtttgtttttattctggcGGGCCAACCGGAGCAGTTGCAGAGCAGGTTCTTCATCCTGTAAATCCTCGCCATGCCCCCGCAACGTGAGGAACACCACATAGACCCATTTATCACGAGTTTCTCCCAAAGTCTGCTTTCCTTTGACTTTCTtaaagaaaacacaatatttgtttttcaagttTTTGGGCATTGGCCATGGATCTATCAGGAAGAGGCTGACCAGAGAATGTTGTCTACCGCTTGTTGCCGCGGAGACATGTACACTGATGGAATCCAGGAGCgtcgggagggggggggtggcaGCTGGATCAGATCACCGCATGCCCGACACAACAGATTCCAACTCCCTTTGGAGAAGGTGAACTTTCTGGCAAACTTGATCCTCCCCTTGCATCAACGCCTTTTCGCCATCATCTGTGTAGTCCAAACTGACTCGGAGGAATGTCTCACCTGGTGCGGGGAGTCAGACTCTTGGCACATGTCGGGGGTATTATAACACTCCCCACGGGCATAAAGCCCCCCTCGGGCATTCCTCTCTTCCATCGAAATTACCTTTTGGTCGGAGCAGACGTCCCGTTGTGGGTTACAAGGCCTGTGAAGTCAGCTGGAAGGACCCCGAGCGCTCCCACAAAGGCGTCGAGTTGTTAGTTACTTTGCAAAAGGTCCGGAGGTGGCCTTGTATGGCGGCGATACCCTGGGATCCGTTTCCCATGTCCGAAGCCCTTATTGAGTTTCGTCACTGTTGGCTAATCCGGCTCTCTGAGGACCTTGGGAAACGAGTGGACCTCCCACTggcccccgccccctccctcgcAGATTCCCAAGGGAAACAAGACAACGCAGAACAATCTCCAATTAAGAGCAGCCGAACATACTGTACCATTCAGCCACGGTCTCATCGGCCTCCTCCCCTTCTTTTGCCTCTGCTTTCGCGGCCAAAAAGCCTCAGGGTGGAATTAGCGTCATCTCCCGAGTCTCGGCCGTGCCACTtttaggaggggggggggcagtgtgTGTCCTTGGTAAACAAGGCTTTGTGGGATGTGACTGTCTGATCCCCCAAGGCCTCCCATTTCCATTCCTGATCCTGCATCGCAGCCACAGCGTCACGGCCGCGGCGTCTCGAGACCTGTCTGACCTCATCATCACCCCAGCACCGCCTCAACGGTCCACTTTCTATCCTCTTGCGGCCGAAACCATCCAAGTTTAACGACTCccctctcttcttcctctggaGCTAATTCCTTGCGCTGATTCCAAATCACGCCTCTTTCTTTGAATGGGTGAAGCAGATGGTGTTAGCCCGATGCTTCCACTCATTAGTTTCCGCCGTGGCCCCAGACTGCCTCGGCCAGTTCATCCTGACGAATAATGGACCCCCTGGAGTTTCTTTCCGCAAGGAGACTCTTTCTGGAAGTTCAGAGATACCTCGACTCACGAAGGCCATACCCAATGAGTTAATAGGTCTTGATTTGAGGTATGAGCAAGCTTCAGATAGCCGTTGTGGCTTGGCAAATGGAGACCTTTTTGTACCCTCACCCCCCTTCTCcgtcttcttgtttttgcgTTTATCTCCCATCGTTGCGTCTGTCCTGTCCGCCGGCTTTGCCTCCCTGTTGAGTTTAGGAATGCAGACTCCCTTCGCGGATCCGAGGGGGCGAGTGCGGGCAGGTTCGGGGTATAGCATGCCGGTCGGCTTCCGCTAGCAGGTCAGATCAGTCGACCGGCGCACCAGGATTGACCTGAAAAAATCGTCATCTTTACATCGTCCTTTCTCGCAGCGTCAAATTGTCTAGTGGAGTTTTCTGGATTTGGTTTGTGTGTCGGTGTCAGTGCGGTGAGGAGATTTGATCTTCCCACTGGCCCACATTGTTTGTCATTGGCTTCCACTCAGCTGTGCCGTCTTGTGAAGCTGAGTCGAGAGCGCCAGTTGCGACGTGTTGTGCCTCTGCCCCACAGCTCTTTGATGCTCCAGCGCATCGCCTTTTACCCAATGAGAAAGGGGTATGGGCCGGGCCCACATGGGGGCTTAAAGGAGTTCCTGCAGGTGCTCCGACACACAGTACACTTGAACCCCTTCCCCCCCCCTGATCCTCCTCTGCTTTCCCTGAGGGCAACCTGTcactgtgtttattttctcttgtGTCAGGACCTTCACTCCCTCTTTATCCACCAGTGGTGGAGATGGATGACGCTATCCCCTTGTGTCAGAGTTGTGCATCACAGTGAATAGAAGGTGCTAGCCTACCTCCCttatagtgggaacgtaatttcgatctctttgtgtgtcttgacatgtgaagaaattgacaataaagcagactttgactttataaGGAACATTTATGAGTATTTGAGGAATGGTGTGGTTCAACATAAATGTTAAGATTTAGTGtttcttgagaaaaaaaatggaggtttTCAATTTTTAGTACTTTTCAGTCGAATACTTTTTAAACCTGTCTGCACCCTTCTTCTCTGGTGTTAGCATTTAGCGATTATGCTAACGATCAGAATTAAATACAGTATCTGGAGCATTGAATTGCAGCTAATTAGTtagttataaataaaataaagtcacTTGGGTCTAGAATACTTTTTGTAGCAGCCTGGACACCTCTTCTGTGGCGCTATCCCTTAGCATTGTTGCTAGCGCTACGTTTCAGAGTTGTATGCAGTATCTGGAACATTAAATTATAGATAGTTGCAAATTAAGTGACTCTTTTGATGTCAGAACATCTGCTATTCAGTTTATTATAGTGTTTGGACCAGCCTGGATACTTCTAATGCTGCTTTTTGCGTCCAAAAAAAGTGTTGACGGGACAGGTAGCCGCACCCTCAGCAATGCGTTGCCACCAGCATGGGTCGGAGCCTCGCTAATGGGattttgggtttgacaccagATATCCTAGCGGCGTGTGTCTTCATGGTGGCGGATGTCAGAGAAAAGTCAAGCAGATAAGCGGGAAGATGGATGCCCTCGTGCGTTTCCTCACAGCGCCAGATGGACGGGGCCGATaggcagctgtgtgtgtgtttatacaaGGGCGACCGGTCGCCATAGCGCCGGAAGGAACGGATGGCAGGCGGTTAGCGTATAGCGCAAAGGGGGGGGCTGACTTTTGTGCTCAAGGGCCACGTATTGATTTCATGAAACTGACAGATTTGTAGATatagacaaaaataatatgtactgtttaaatgtatttgaaaaaagaaatcaataaaatgacCATTTTAAAGGACCAAATTAGGATAACCAGCAAATTTTATGTAAATGCTCGAAGGGCCAGACTAGAGAACAACCCATTCCTGGTATACAGTAGACGAGGGACGGCGTTACCGGTCCCGTGTTTTGTTGACACCCCCCACCCCGTGTcttattattgtaattataTATCATGAATCCAGCAAGCCTGGGGCCTGTCGCAGCATGTGGCGTGGCGATGCGGTTTTGATGTGAGATGCCACAAAGTATACGTGACGCCAGATTACACAGTAGCCCGCTGAAATCCAAACTCTGTTGCCTTAGCGCTTTCATTGTTTCTTTAAGCACTTAAACACCTGTTTTTCCAGgatgtgtgcgagtgtgtgtgcgctcaagtgtgtgtgtgtgacaataaTATTGGACTCTGACTGATTCGTTTTGAATCACAGTCAGACAAGATTGATACTGAACAGCTTACATTTTGCCAAATGCGGCTTTCAAATAGCATGACATAAATAGCATTAGCTTTAGCCCGAGCCTCGCACTCCCTGCGGTGCCCCCATCCCGACACTCGTcatcttttttaatttgcccCCTCGGCTTGGCTCTTCCGCTGAAGCACGGCCATCAATATCACAGCTGGGCGGCCATTGTGGTTTTCTCGAGCCCTGGTTACCGAGCAGGAACCCCGGGATCAAAGCCCGGCCTGGATTACTCTTGGAAAGAGAAGGATGAGGAGAAAGGGGGAGGAGATGTGGGCGGGGGCTGCTTCTTaatacgccccccccccctctttttttggggCTGGTCCAGCGGGGACCGCTGAGGGACGTCAGGCTAGAGTGAATCTATGAGAACGCAGAGCCGTGTGACAAGAGAGTGCTATAAAGAGTGACtgcatacccccccccccccatattgGTGTCAAGGAAGTACAGTGAGATGCTCCTTCTCTTCTTTCAGGTCGGTCAATCGGAGGAGGGCGTGCACGCCGAGCGATCACGGCTGCCGGTAGGGGTCCGAGGGCGCCATGGACGGTGGCCTCAGGGTCTTCCTGTCCACTCTGCTCTGTCTCAGCCAAGACCTGCTCGTCACCTGCACACGTCAGTTACCTTTGCTTGTCTGTCTGGTTTCCATCTGGTTCTACTCCCTCCATTCATCACCCACTCTCTTTCCATCCTCAGTTCACTATCCATCTTTCCGCTCTGAGCCCGCCTCGTTGGTCCAGAGTCCGGGTTCGCCGGCCCGCCTGCGCTGCGCCACCAACCCTCAGTCGGCGGCGCTCTCCTGGCGCTTCCGGGGCGAACCTCTGCTCGGTGACACCCTGCCCGGCGTGGAGCTGAATGACGGGACGCTCACCATCGCTAATCTGCAGCGCGCCCACGTCGGCGTCTACCAGTGCGTGGCGCGCTCAGGACACGGGCTGGCCGTCGCCAGCCGCTACGCACGTGTGGACTTGGCAGGTACGTGGAAGTACCGGGGGCCATCGCCCTGTCGGTCCCCCCCTTTGCTCACCACTGCTCATAAGACTTGAAGAATCTAGTCTTTGTCGTTTGTTCCTTGCCGCCACCGCATTAAAGTAGCGAGGCAGCAAGCCAAGAAGTTGCTTTTGAAAAGGGCGAGGACGCCTGCCGCCGAGCGGCGACGGGAAGGAAGCAGAAGGAGTTTTGACATCCTTAATGAGCCTTTGGGTTTTCCTTTGCTCAGTCATAACAGCACTCGCCGCTTCCTAATGTTCCTTCTGTGTCGGGCCTCGCAGAAATCTCCCAGTACGAAGACAGCCGGCGCCGCTCGCTGTCCGTCCAGGTCGGCGATGCGGCAATCGTCGAGTGTCCTCTGCCCCGTAGCGTGCCGCCGGCCTTCCCCCGATTACGAGTGCGGGGCGAGCGCGTCGAGGCGTCCACAGGTTCTTTTTTCagactttattttattctttttttgaaacCTTGTTGTTGACCAACTGTGTCTCTCTTATTAGACGACTACTTAGTCCTTCCGTCCGGCAACCTTCAGATCCCGTCCGCCTCGTTGCACCATCGGGGCGTCTACAAGTGTGGCTCGTACAATCCGGTCACCGGGGAAACTGTCATGCAGACCCACGGTACCAAAATCTCTGTCCGACGTAAGTCCCgctagaatttttttattttcttttttttataagtacagtatttgatgtctttatgTGTTGTCTTTAGATGCAGATTCCCCCTCTTCTCCAGCGAGGATAGTTTATCCCACCAGCCCCAAGAATGTGACACTGCAGCGGTCCCAGTCGTACACGCTGGAGTGCGTAGTTTCCGGAAGTCCGGCGCCGTCGTCCACGTGGTTCAAGAACGGCGAGCGGGTCCGACTGGGGCCTTCGTTGCGACACCTGCGTGACAATTTGGAATTTGTCTCCGTGACGACAGACGACAACGGAGTATACGTTTGCGCCGCTGAGAGCGAGCAAGGGACGGTGATGAGCGCCAACTACACTGTCAACATCCTCGGTGAGGACTCggaagtttttttattttgagaaccGCTGTTCTAAAAGTCTGATGGGGAAACCGATTCGTAGAACCCGCTTCCATCCTGGTGGGCCTCGCCGACCAGCGCGTCGCTGCCGGCTCAACCGCACGTTTCAGCTGCGTGGCCGCGGGCAGCCCCGCCCCCGACGTCACCTGGCTGTTCAACGCCGAGCCCGTGGCCGCCTCGCACCGGGTACGGATTTCAGAAGGCCAGCTGGTCATCTCGGGTGTGGTGCCGCGGGACCAAGGCGTGTACCAATGTCTGCTGGACAACGATATCGGGTCGGCGCAGTCGTCGGGAATGCTGAGTGTGCAGTCAGGTAtgtcagaaaaaacaaaaaaaaagttgtgaaatCGGTGCTTAAGGTTACTTCAGGTCACATGTACAGTGACGTAGTCGGCAAAAGTAAACATCTCAACAGAAGCCGTGCTGTAAAGAGTTAAGCTGTCCACGTCTGGAGGCGGTCCTCACGCTTGGGGGTGGCGTATCGCGCCAAGGCCGCCCTCCTTCTCCCCGAGCTGGATCGTGAGAGTGAGCTTTGTGCACGCCGCCCGGGGATAAGCCCCCGCGGATGCTGGAATGCGAGGAGTAGCTGTGAAGGGTTAGGACGGGGGGCAGACCACCCCGGCTGTCAACGTGCTACACAACCGCCTTGTATTTACGTGGTGGCGTCCTTCCACCCCTCCGTTCCATccactcctccctccctccatccctgcGTGGTGTTTCCCCTGGAAGATGCAAGCAGAAAGAATGCCAAGATGATAAGAGCGTTTGTGTTGGGAGGTACCGGCCAGTCAGTTTTAACCAGTGATCCAAAACATTCCGCTTGTACATTGCAAAAACTCATTTGAGAATCCAAATATTTCTTCTCCATCGATGCACTGACCAATCGAAGGACTGCATTATAGCTAGCGCCGCCTCGAATCCCTCGTGGCTTTGTTCTCCCTTTCTGCCTTGAAAGACTTCCTTTAACGTATGGGATCACTTCCTTGACATCTTTCCTCTGTCGTGGCAGCCTCAGGACTACATAGAGAATTTCTCTCCGCTATTTTAATGGCCCGTGTGGGGAATGCATGGCAGCTGGCGACGTTCCCGGAATCAGGTTTAGTCTTACCAGCTCCCGGCTTGTTTACTTTTGCAAAGTGCAGCCGTGCCGTGCTCACGCGTGCGTTTCTGACAATGTCAGAAGGTGCCATGATCCAAATGTTTGGATCGTAAAGGACTGTTGTTCTTTACTTTTAGCACGCGTGTCAAAGTCTTGGCGGTTAGCGCTGACCCGCCAttacaaagcaaaaacaaagtgcGCTATGGTTCTACAAGAAACATTTTCTCTCCCAGATTTGAACCCCGGCGTGGACGTTTGGCCCTCACTGCCGCCCATGCAGAGCGATGAGGGCGGCGAGCGCTTCCTGacggaggaggaagacgagccGCCGTCCGATGGTGGCGCCCACCGTCTCACGCCCGACGCGCCCATCATCACCAGCCCGCCCCAGACGTACAAACCTGACATTTACGACCTAGAGTGGAGGGCGGGGCCTGACGGCGGGAGCCCCATCAATGcctattttgtcaaatatcGAAAGGTGAGCTTCTTGACTgatccacacaaaaaaaagcaaaacaccaCTGTGGCGTTACTAAAAGGTTGTCTTTGCCGTTGTCGCTCAGGTGGACGAGATGGCCACCTTGATGGAGAGCTGGCTGACGGTGCGAGTGCCCGGCAGCGAGCGCTCGCTGCGTCTCTCCGAATTGGAGGCGTCCAGCCTGTACGAGGTCCTCATGGTGGCCCGCAGCTCGGCGGGTGAGGGCCAGCCGGCCATGCTCACCTTTCGCACTGGAAAAGGTTTGTACTAGTAAAATTGCCCCtaccaacatggccgccagaACTGGTCACTGGCACCAGTTTCGGACGATTCTGGAACAAACTAAGGAACGGACACACTATTCTGTCCTTTAAAGCCAGAGTCTGTTGGGTCCGGTTCTGTTAAATCCAGCTTTCACTCTACATGGTCACTGAGCTTTTCATAAAGCAAGACGTTTATTAGCAAGGAAAAACAGTGGCGGAAACCCGAGCCGGCTCCTGATCAAACGAGAGAGGCTCAGGGGCGGTGTCAGAGTGCTTTGGCTGGTGGGGCGGGGGGCAACAACTGGGAACATGTGTGGGACTTTGTTTGGCTTCCTCCTTATAAATCCCTTCTCCTCCAGAAAAGAGCGCCTCGTCCAACAAGAATCCGTCCCACAAGCCTCCAGTCGTCCTGATGCCGCCCAAAGCCCCTGAGGACAAAATGCCCAACACGCACTTTGGAGTGGTGATCCACGACAGAGGTAAAGTGCGGAATGTTCCATCTTtaactttgtcttttttttattgctactGATGCGCTGACAATTATTATGATAGAGATATTgtaaagtgtttttatttttgttaaatacaTTCTGTTTTTGGGGTGGACTGGAAGGGTTGAATGGCcttttcaatcatttcaatTGGGGCAGTGGACTTTTCTggcttcatttatttttttcaggagCTATtgggaagaaaatattttgatgatCTTTAACATTCAATTTCAGTATGGATGTGGCGATATGACTAACGACACTTTCTTAATCTTCCACTAACCATTGTCTCCGTCTTCCTCTGCCACTTCTTTAAGTGCGTACCGCTCAGCTGCTGCCGTAAGTACGCATTCCTCCCGTGATTTATCCTTTCCGCTTCCTCCTCTCCGAATTCCTTCCATCCTTTCCGCCAAGTCGGGATGCGGCGACACTGTTCAAACGTTAACCCGTCTTCTCGCCTTCACTCATAGTGGCCGAGGCGCCCGACCGGCCCACCATCTCCATGGCGACGGAGAGCTCCGTCTACGTGACGTGGATCCCCAGAGCCAACGGCGGCTCGCCCATCACAGCCTTCCGGGTGGAGTACAAACGCAGCCGCAACACCGAGTGGGGCGTGGCGGCCGACAACATCTCGCCGCTCAAGCTGTCGGTGGAAGTTCGCAATCTGGAGCCCGGTGAGCCTCGACTCCATTTTTATTGCTTAGCCGTCGGTGGAGGTGTCGTTGAACTCCGTCCGTCCTTCAGGCGCCACCTACAGGTTCCGAGTGACCGCCATGAACTTGTACGGCGAGAGTCCTCGCAGCGTGGCGTCAAGGCCGTACCAGGTGCCCCAAGCCAGCCCCCGCATGGCCGACCGGCCGGTGGTGGGACCGCACATCTCCGCCACCGACGCCATCAGCGACACACAGATCATGCTGCGCTGGACTGTGAGTATGTCACAAAAGTTACAAATTGCTTGCCATGAGAACCAGGACCTGCAAACGTACGGAAAGGCTAAATAGAGCACAGGGACGTTTTTGTCGTTCTCATGGTGATTAATTCATATCGTGCAAACTTTGGAGCGCCGACGGGCGCAGATAATTGCCGCCCTTTCCGTAACCTCCGACTCTCATTATCTCTGGTCGACTTCCGCGCAATTAGAGAGCGGACGGCTGATAGCGAGCCGCTCCATTAGCTGAtaggggagggggaaaaaaagggtaATTGTGGGCTAatgtaaccttttttttttttaaccgttTTCTTCCGCTTTCAGTACAGTCCCTCGAGTAACAACAACACTCCCATCCAAGGCTTCTACATCTACTATCGGCCCACCGACAGCGACAACGACAGCGACTACAAGCGCGACGTGGTCGAAGGTGCGTGTACATgtcaaaaacagacaaacgTGACAGCGTTGGCTTCTTTACTGTGAATGGCTTTCGACTTAATTGGCCGGAGTTGAAATACGAGAGCGGGCAGCAGAGCTACGCAGCGGCTCGGGTTGCTGTCTGGAATGCTAACTGGTCATCGCGCcacaggaaaggaaaggaaaggcaaGGAAGTGGTGGTGCTGGTATCTTTGGGCTCCTCCCCTTTTACCGCAGGTCAAACTTCAGTCAAGGTTTCCACGTAAATGTCGGTTACTTTCGCAACTCGGGTCAGCCAGCCTGCGGATTCCAAAGCCTTTTGGAATAATAGCTgacaaatacattaaaaaaaatacaataatgattaaaaaatatatacaaatcacaataatgcaaaagtttgtgattttctttcttgttgtgtctgtgtgttttatatgtaacgtgtgtgtctttgtgcgTCTGTGTTAACACTGGACTTAAGCCAGCACAAACATAAGCTGCCATATATGGAGGTGAACCAGAGTGCAGCAACTGTGTGAAGGCCCCCGGGACTGACACgagagtgtgtgtctgtgtgcgtatttgtgtttttgtgtcgcTCCTACAGTGGCTGTGTttgtgaagtttgcatgtgCTTTCAGATTGCGACTGCGAGAGTGTGATtacatgtttgtgcatttgtgtgtggggggggaagaGCACATGAAAGAACATGACCTCAGCCaagtgaggggaaaaaaaagaaagacaggaTTAAAGCCTCCACAAAAAGCCACGGCTGCCGTGATCTTTCCAGGAAGTCGacactcacttttttttctctagtCACACCCACCTGCTTCTCTTCTCAGGTGTGAAAGACTGGCACATGATCGGTCACCTACAGGCGGAGACGTCGTACGACATCAAGATGCAGTGCTTCAACGACGGCGGCGAGAGCGACTACAGCAACGTCATGATCTGCGAGACCAGAGGTAAGGAGCgaaacaacaaacaagcaaatatCACCAAAGAAATCTTAAAAACATCACCTGTTCCTTTACTGCAGCACGCCAGTCTCCAGGCTCGCCAAGCCAACGGCCCGTCACGCCGCCGTGGCCCCACCCGCAGGAGCCCTCCGGGCCACCAGGGGGTCTGCTGTACCTCATCGTGGGCTGCGTGTTGGGCGTGATG
This genomic interval carries:
- the cdon gene encoding cell adhesion molecule-related/down-regulated by oncogenes encodes the protein MDGGLRVFLSTLLCLSQDLLVTCTLHYPSFRSEPASLVQSPGSPARLRCATNPQSAALSWRFRGEPLLGDTLPGVELNDGTLTIANLQRAHVGVYQCVARSGHGLAVASRYARVDLAEISQYEDSRRRSLSVQVGDAAIVECPLPRSVPPAFPRLRVRGERVEASTDDYLVLPSGNLQIPSASLHHRGVYKCGSYNPVTGETVMQTHGTKISVRHADSPSSPARIVYPTSPKNVTLQRSQSYTLECVVSGSPAPSSTWFKNGERVRLGPSLRHLRDNLEFVSVTTDDNGVYVCAAESEQGTVMSANYTVNILEPASILVGLADQRVAAGSTARFSCVAAGSPAPDVTWLFNAEPVAASHRVRISEGQLVISGVVPRDQGVYQCLLDNDIGSAQSSGMLSVQSDLNPGVDVWPSLPPMQSDEGGERFLTEEEDEPPSDGGAHRLTPDAPIITSPPQTYKPDIYDLEWRAGPDGGSPINAYFVKYRKVDEMATLMESWLTVRVPGSERSLRLSELEASSLYEVLMVARSSAGEGQPAMLTFRTGKEKSASSNKNPSHKPPVVLMPPKAPEDKMPNTHFGVVIHDRVAEAPDRPTISMATESSVYVTWIPRANGGSPITAFRVEYKRSRNTEWGVAADNISPLKLSVEVRNLEPGATYRFRVTAMNLYGESPRSVASRPYQVPQASPRMADRPVVGPHISATDAISDTQIMLRWTYSPSSNNNTPIQGFYIYYRPTDSDNDSDYKRDVVEGVKDWHMIGHLQAETSYDIKMQCFNDGGESDYSNVMICETRARQSPGSPSQRPVTPPWPHPQEPSGPPGGLLYLIVGCVLGVMVLILLAFIAMCLWRNRQHNNMHKYDPPGYLYQPADINGHVLEYTALAGTGRMNGGVHGGFGHGGGGGMLPSGCHHLHHKHPNGLPLHNSNGGLYPGGHSHGHDGTLPHPHHHHNGGGMYTALPQSESSDCVNCQNLCNNNRCYKPNGVLSGGTLPLMHRAAPCQQDGLEMVPLKQTATSPCRHRCSPAGELRSDDLDNRQVPHPPDEQRDSSPSQRSCCLEGDDTECPADGTAEEDLDCVDQDCPIPCWENLGLPDSDCDEKPCWMSGGGELIQASLQEV